Below is a genomic region from Bradyrhizobium sp. 1(2017).
CGTCTTCATTTGCGCGGAATATTCACGCCACACCTTCATGTGCGGCGCCTTGCCGTGGGCGTTGAGATCCTCGCGGGTCTCCCAGCGCTCGACCACCACGTACTGATCGGGATTGTTGACACTGACGTTACCGTCATAGGAGATGCAGCCCTTCTCCTTGAGCGTCTCGACGGTGCAGGTCTTGTGACCCCTAATGAAGTCGTCCTTGTTCTCGGGCTTCATGAGCGTGGTGGCGATGACATAGATCATGGGGTTCTTCCCTGTTGTTCTTGTTAGCGGACGTCGACCTTCTCGGGCGTGATCACCTCGATCTTCGGCGGCGCCGTGAAGCACTTCACCGCGACACGGCCGAACGTCTTCATGTGCTCCATGCCACGATGCGGCACCAGCGCCTCGGCGTTCTCCCACTGCTCGACGAACACCATCTTGGCGGGATCGGTGACGCTCTCGTGCATGTCATAGGCGATATTGCCGGGCTCCTTGCGCGTCTCCTTGATGCAGGCGGTGGCGGCTGCGATGAATTCGGCGCGCGTCTCGGGCTTGATGGTCAGGGTAGCAACGACGTAAATCACGAGAAATCCTCCCGGCTTTTCTTCTAGGGTTCAATACCGGGCGGGACATTAGACCAGCCCGGATCGAACGCAAAACCCGCAAAAAGCCATCCCGGACAAGCGCCGGGGACATGCGTTGAGGCGCTATTTCAGTACATGAAATATCGCTGCGCCATCGGCAGTACTTCGGCGGGGGCGCAGGTGAGCAGCTCGCCGTCGGCGCGCACCTCATAGGTCTCCGGATCGACCTCGATATTGGGCGTGGCGTCGTTGTGGATCATGCTCTTCTTCGAGATCTTGCTGCGGGTATTCTGGACCGCATAGAGCTTCTTCTCGATACCGAGCTTTCGCGCGAGACCGCCGGTGATCGCGGCCTTCGAGGTGAACACCACGGAGGATGCCGTACGCGCCTTGCCGAAGGCGCCGAACATCGGCTGGTAGTGCACCGGCTGCGGCGTCGGGATCGAGGCGTTGGGATCGCCCATGGGGGCGGCCACGATGGTGCCGCCCTTGACGATGCAGTCCGGCTTGACGCCGAAGAAGGCCGGCGACCACAGCACCAGGTCGGCGAGCTTGCCCTTCTCGACCGAGCCGATCAGCTTCGACACGCCGTGCGCGATCGCCGGGTTG
It encodes:
- a CDS encoding putative quinol monooxygenase, whose amino-acid sequence is MIYVIATTLMKPENKDDFIRGHKTCTVETLKEKGCISYDGNVSVNNPDQYVVVERWETREDLNAHGKAPHMKVWREYSAQMKTAPTVIEIISDGKVEKI
- a CDS encoding putative quinol monooxygenase, with the translated sequence MIYVVATLTIKPETRAEFIAAATACIKETRKEPGNIAYDMHESVTDPAKMVFVEQWENAEALVPHRGMEHMKTFGRVAVKCFTAPPKIEVITPEKVDVR